The Solanum lycopersicum chromosome 8, SLM_r2.1 DNA segment CACTGGTCTATGTATCGTAGAGTTGTGTATCGGTCAGTTCGGTTTGGTTTTGAAGTTTATTGGGTTGGCTTATTAGTTATCGGTTTGTAGAGATGCTAAATCGTTATAGaaccattaaaatattgattaatcgatttaaccgttaagatttgacacaaaggaaaaaacattgaaaatcacttagaaacaaggtgactaaccaaataaaccatgcacttgagttcacaagttacatcttgctcaaaaacaaacacttttacattgtagaataatcaagtatttgagacaaccaaaaataaaaataagaaattaaactctaagtcgaaaattttatatacaaaatggtataaatattattatttaatttactatcgggTTATCGGTTAACCCATTCAGAAAAAACTTTAAACCGATAACCCgataacaaagaaaatgaaaaccGTCATCAAAATCACTAAACCAATAATCCaataatttaaaacaataacttttttatcaGTTCGGCTTATCGGtttcgattcgattttgaaCAGCCCTAATATACTGTAGGTCCCATCCGAATAAGAGCATCTGACGATTGATTGATTATTGTTTTCACAAACAGATTCCATGAACCGTATATGAAACTACGGTCCGTACATCATGAGTCGTAGAAAATGTTGAATACTACTTTTCCTAGATTTGCTTAGTTTAAGATTAGATGTCTATAAATACTCTACCTaggttatatttatgttattatattcattttggAATTTGAGAATTATTAGTGAACTACTTTTGCAATAATTCTTGAATTTGTGATTTAAATTACATCTTTGATATTTGATTATTGCTTTGAAGCTCCattcaatattttgaaataagttCATGGcttattttaactcaataatcattatttgtgtgatcAAATAACTATGAGTAGCTAATTTCACAATTAGATTGTGGGAAGTTATTTTGttaggatttttttaaaatgtcaataacTACGTGTTGAATTTGTCAATCGTCCAGGTAACTCTAATCCTGACAGACCTGGATGGTTCGGCTACCTGCCCTAAACGGACTGTTCAGGTTCTTTGAAGGGTCCATGCTCTATTTTAGGTTCATGGACTTGCCCCTTAGCCTTCTTTAGCCTTTTTCTAAGTCTGAGGTGTTACACGaaagattcaaattttaagaGAATAATTATGAGGTGTTATAAATTAATTTCgatcttaattttaaaaactttcggagtgttacatcTTACTTGAAAATATTCCAATTAATTATTGTTCTACAACCCCCACCCCGCCGCACCCCACCCATGGAAATACTTGATTAAGAGCACAAGTAACAATTAACCTAAGTTTGAATCGTACTCCTCATGGGATCGATCCTAACTTTTGTTAGGTTCTTTATTTGGGCAACAATATAATCGCTTTATACTTCTTTTAAAGGTGTAATTTGAgtgtattaaatatataattgatattgaTTGGTTCGTGTATCGCACCTAATTTATGTTGATTGAGAGTGATGaattatttgttcatatttcatatatttggaGTTGGTTTATGATCCTATTGATACTTTTTTTTAGACGATATTGCACTTATTTTTGTTAAGTACATGATATATTTTCGGTTATTATCGTGTGACCTCAATTGTGATTTTCATGTTTCCTGAACCTAAAGGTGATTTGCTTCTTTTGGACTGCCcatagattatatttttttctcaaattcattGTTCGGACTTggattttttctattttgggaTTGCATCTCTATATTCTAGGCTACATTAgatgtttttctagaaaaattatttcttcacATTTTCCATCAACACTTGTGAATATTGACTTTAATTAATGAGACtactattttaattgtttgtttgTTAACTATTTGCTGGAATAATTGATTCTCGTATTAAAATTTAGAGTGAGACCTCTCACGATCATTGAGATCgtaacaagtatatatatgttataaacccctcttattttatataaaaaaaaaatgtacataaATCTGGGGAAgatattattagaaaaaaaataaacaagttgctataattatataatataatttaaggaGAAACcataattacacaaatattggattcttattatcataaataatttatcgttattattattattgttattattgttttgttCTATATTTTAAAGAGTGCGCCACTTATATCTTCTActattctttttataaaatcagtaattatttttttccttttctgtttattgattttcatttaCCTTCTCATTATTAAATATTAGGGTTATTTTTtcagaattattatttttttctttttcattttgctTACAACGGCCGCATATATTTAGGAGTTTTAttccttattttcttattaaaaaaaaaaacttttgcaCGTGTCACATACCACTATACTATTTTTTGACTAGGGTTTTGGCAGTTAGTGAGTGACGTGGCTTCTCCTGATTGGATGAGGATTGTTTTGGtcaaattcttgaaattttttgtaaaGAATTAAATGCAAGCAATTTTACatataaaaaggaataaaatatttaatgtcTTAACACttcattttttctatataaatatcttctttgtgccttttaatttcatattatatttatccttaaaagtatttatctctctctctctctagaatTTGAGTTCTTCTTAAAATTAGGGTTTCTCTTTAATCTAATCTTAAATTCCGTTTGATTTAATCCAAGATCCATTTTTGGGTGTTCTAATCTCAGATTTTGATTTGGGTGAAAGGTATGATCCTTTTCTCTTCATCTCTGATTGTTTGTgtgtttttttgtttcattttactgtggttttagttaaaatattttttaattttttcaacttgtgaaattattctttgaatttattaaaatcATCGGAGCCATGGAAAATCCCAATTCGACATTTGAATTTTTGTGGatggattttttaattttttatatgaatttagtGGTGCGTGATTTAgttataatgtttttttatgtgaattttaatttatttatttttttgcaaaGCTTTTTCCATTTTTACCTATTCAAGTTAAGTTAATTTGCTTTTAAAAACACTTAATTAGCTTGAAAATAATTGTCACAAGTCATGTGGTTggtttatgaattattttttgtatacttCCTTTTTTAGGTTTTGTTATAcctatgaaatttaatttaatttttgttcaagCTTTGATTTTATCGTCTATGGGGTTTATCATAAATAACTTTTGCTTAGATCCGATATGAATTTTTGTGCgatgatgatttttatgtgaattttgaaaaaaaaaattatgatttttttttaacttatcaattttaatgaatttactTAGAAAACTCTAAACTAGCTTGAAATTAACTGACATATGTTTATATTGTTCATTTTAAAGGTTCATTGATCTTGTTCAGGCATTTGTTTGGTTGTAACGCTTGTTGATTGAATGAGAATTAAGATTCATTAAAGACTTTCAAACTCAATTCACTAAAATGAAATGTGTACTAATCATATCATTACTATTGCATTAAATTtgtatcatataatttttgaatttagaaAAGCTTAAAATGAAACACATGCTAATCTATATATATCATTAATGATATGTTTGAATTATGATACAAACATCATTTATTGTACATATTAAAGTATGATTATAATTGGATTTTATGCATTTGTTCTTTGAGTTAGATGGAGACATCAAGTGAAGGAGGTACTCATGATGCAAGTGATTCACCTATTGATCTTAATCTTCCATTGCCAGTAAGAATGAATGGTAGGGAAACTCAGCATCTTTCGATACGGTTAGtctcttttgttatttttttatactaaattAGTTCTTTTACCCTTTCTATTCGCATAATTAAGTCATCGAAAATCTTTCTTGTGACATACTACTCTCTTCATGATACTAGTGAGCACATTATCATCTTCCTTTATCCCTACATTGATATTCATGTCTAGATAAtaaattgtgaaaaaaaaaattaattttctcttcAGGGTTGATTTCTCATATAATTACTTCACTATACTAATAATTACTACTTCAGAAtatcattttcctttttcttttcaataaaaAGTGACTTATTTTGGAGAAAAAACTAATGGTTGAGTGATTACTGGAGAAATTAACTCCTCTTTAGATTGGAAAGgaaataaatcaatatatttattagttaatttctTTGCAATACTATCAATATGTTGCTGAGATGTAAAAGAAAGACATTACTATATATTCACCTTTTGGATTAAGCAGTAACCCCTCAAAGCAACTTCCTTCCCAAGATGGAGTCGATGGAAGTGCAGGAGCCAAAATTGGATCACCTTCTCTTAGATTGAGAAAGGGAATTGATCAAACATCAAAAGGAGGTGATGCAAATCTAAGAAAACACAGTAGGTGGGATTTGCAGGAAGATGTTGCAAATGTTGCAAAGTGTCATAAAACTCAAAAAGTGCGATTGATGACCGAATTGTTGAGTGGAAAATTCAATGAGGGAAGAAGTTCTATGAACGCTAAACTAATTTCAGTGAATAATATGCCCATGGAGCTAAATAGAGGTGCATCACCTATGGATAAGGGTAAGAGGATGGCGGTTTCTCCCTCAGAAAATGGATATCAAGACAAGTTACGTCAAACTCTAAGAAGCTTCACAAATGCTCAaaaacatgttaataatgaCCCAACTCAAAGAAATAACATTCCATACTGGCCGACTATACTGAAGGACAATAAAAGTTGTGAGCCTCTCAAGGTCAATGGGGTTGGATCAAGTGGATCTTTACTGAAAGAAGTAATTTCGACTGGAAGACAATCAAATTTGGTTCAATTAGATCAATCCAGGAAAAATAGTTTCATCAACATCAACTCAATCATTGGCCTGAATTATAACTCAATACTACAAATAAATCAACAACCTTTAAAAGTTTCAGGAAAAAAAGCATCAACTTATATGTCACCACCAACTAATACGAGGATATTCAGTAATTGGCATAAAGTGAATTATCCCCAAACCCAAAATAGAGTATTTCCATGGGGAAATTTAGGATCAACCAATTTGAATACATCTTATGCTAGTGATGGATTGCTCAGAAGTAATACTTCAACCATACAAGTGAAGGATCAAACAACACAACTTTCAAATTCAGTGCAAGTTTCTTCTCCTGTTACCCCCAGATGGGGGTCACACAATGTTGAAATATCAAGTCCTATGAAATTTCCTATTGCGCAGGACACAACTTTTCAACCTTACCATCTAGCTGAAAATCATAAATTTGGAAAAGTTGTTATTAGCCCAGTTCAAAAAGGAAAGACTATAAGTGACCTTAAAAGTACGAATTCAATGAGAGATAAGGACAAGAGCATCAAAGGTTTGAGGTCTTCGAATATTTTCTCCAATGAGGGAATGTTAGCAACACAAAAAAGACCTTTTACCCCTTGCAACATCCACCCACCGTTTCTCTACGATGGATCATTCTTGCCTCATCATCGGTTGAAGGAATCCTCTGGTTTTCATACGAGTAATGTTCCTGAAATTCAAAGCTCTCGACAACATGTTTCTTGCTCTAAGGGTAAATTTGAATTCTTcacattttcatataatttgtgCATTTGCTATTGTCTCAGACAAATAAAAGATGGTTAATTTTACAGATCAAAGCATAACTCTTGGACCCCAACAGAAGAAAAGAAAGGCTCATGCACTTGAAAAACTTGACATAAAAGAATTACAACAGTCTACATCTTCAAGTGGCATTCTGCACACTACTAGAAGTTCTGgttcaaaaattaatatgatgCAGAATGATAATATTTCCAAAACATTAGACATGAGGAGCTCTTACACCCCTGCAACTATATTGCCTGTCATTAGAATTTCTAAAGAGAATCGTCCTTGTCTTTTTAATCAAAGTCCTGGTGATATTGCGGATGCTGATGATGAAAGGTATTTCAGAACTACTGAGGATCAAACAATTCGCAACAAGAGTGCTTTGCGAGAAAACTAGGATTGAAGTAAAGTCGGATGAATGAGAGAAGCAAAGAAGAAAGGATAGGCAGGGGAGAGTGCCAATTGGGAGGAGTGTCAGTTGttcatttgaaatattaattctTCTAGAGATAATAGTTATCAATTCAACTATTGtcatcaaaacatatatatttgcatATTTCGAATTTAACCTTATATAACGGTTTAATGAGACAAATCAACTTTAATGATtatcttttgtgtttttttggTTATGCAT contains these protein-coding regions:
- the LOC104648859 gene encoding uncharacterized protein, with amino-acid sequence METSSEGGTHDASDSPIDLNLPLPVRMNGRETQHLSIRNPSKQLPSQDGVDGSAGAKIGSPSLRLRKGIDQTSKGGDANLRKHSRWDLQEDVANVAKCHKTQKVRLMTELLSGKFNEGRSSMNAKLISVNNMPMELNRGASPMDKGKRMAVSPSENGYQDKLRQTLRSFTNAQKHVNNDPTQRNNIPYWPTILKDNKSCEPLKVNGVGSSGSLLKEVISTGRQSNLVQLDQSRKNSFININSIIGLNYNSILQINQQPLKVSGKKASTYMSPPTNTRIFSNWHKVNYPQTQNRVFPWGNLGSTNLNTSYASDGLLRSNTSTIQVKDQTTQLSNSVQVSSPVTPRWGSHNVEISSPMKFPIAQDTTFQPYHLAENHKFGKVVISPVQKGKTISDLKSTNSMRDKDKSIKGLRSSNIFSNEGMLATQKRPFTPCNIHPPFLYDGSFLPHHRLKESSGFHTSNVPEIQSSRQHVSCSKDQSITLGPQQKKRKAHALEKLDIKELQQSTSSSGILHTTRSSGSKINMMQNDNISKTLDMRSSYTPATILPVIRISKENRPCLFNQSPGDIADADDERYFRTTEDQTIRNKSALREN